In Desulfovibrio sp. 86, the following proteins share a genomic window:
- a CDS encoding hydrogenase 4 subunit D: MDKIALATILIPFIGALLAACLPYRAARALALVVALAASAGSAALGLAYLNAGMPENCTFSLVSYSSTLLGGAGHTVEIFGVLIDRVSTLICFAVVFLGFLVVLYSTAYLTKGNREHPHEGTTRFYAIMLAFIGAMAGLTLSSTLFGQLLFFEITGGCSWALIGYYQTPKALRSGMKALLVTHLGALGLYVAAAWLYHETGSFALSGMAGLGDTAKIIIVGGVLFAAWGKSAQIPMHMWLPDAMEAPTPVSAYLHAASMVKVGVFIFARAVMAAGDVPPVVGHVGMVMAVITLIYGFIMYLPQTDMKRLLAYSTITQLSYIFFAISLAILCTDPVLRNTVLLFGAVAYIFNHAFAKSLFFLVAGALSYTCGTRTLTQLQGILSRLPLLGIGFCVAALAITGVPPLNGFFSKYPIFTTGFALGSSHWFVMVLTILVMIESVGSFAWFLYWFGKTVPGKPSEVVAQAQPVPAAMKLVLAILVFMSFSSSIMAVYWLNHGG; the protein is encoded by the coding sequence ATGGATAAAATTGCACTGGCAACAATCCTGATACCGTTCATCGGCGCGTTGCTCGCCGCCTGTCTGCCGTATCGCGCGGCACGGGCGCTGGCGCTGGTGGTTGCCCTTGCCGCTTCGGCGGGCAGCGCGGCCCTTGGCCTGGCATACCTCAATGCAGGCATGCCCGAAAACTGCACATTCAGCCTTGTAAGTTACAGCTCCACCCTACTTGGCGGCGCTGGACACACAGTGGAAATATTCGGCGTACTCATCGACAGGGTAAGCACGCTCATCTGTTTTGCCGTGGTTTTTCTCGGATTTCTGGTGGTGCTGTACTCCACAGCCTACCTGACCAAGGGCAACCGCGAGCATCCGCATGAGGGCACTACCCGTTTTTACGCCATCATGCTGGCCTTTATCGGCGCCATGGCCGGGCTTACGCTTTCCTCCACTCTCTTTGGTCAGTTGCTGTTCTTTGAAATCACCGGCGGCTGTTCCTGGGCGCTCATCGGCTACTACCAGACTCCCAAGGCGCTGCGCTCGGGCATGAAAGCCCTGCTGGTGACCCACCTTGGCGCGCTGGGCCTCTATGTGGCTGCAGCCTGGCTGTACCATGAGACCGGCTCCTTTGCCCTCTCCGGCATGGCCGGGCTTGGGGATACCGCCAAGATCATCATCGTGGGCGGCGTGCTCTTTGCGGCCTGGGGCAAATCGGCCCAGATTCCCATGCACATGTGGCTGCCCGACGCCATGGAAGCGCCCACCCCGGTGAGCGCCTACCTGCACGCGGCCTCCATGGTCAAGGTGGGCGTGTTCATTTTTGCCCGCGCCGTCATGGCCGCAGGAGACGTCCCCCCGGTTGTGGGTCATGTGGGCATGGTCATGGCCGTGATAACCCTCATCTACGGCTTTATCATGTACTTGCCGCAGACCGACATGAAACGCCTGCTGGCCTATTCCACCATTACCCAGCTCTCATACATCTTCTTTGCCATTTCGCTGGCCATCCTGTGCACGGATCCTGTTCTGCGCAACACGGTGCTGCTTTTTGGCGCAGTCGCCTACATTTTCAACCATGCCTTTGCAAAAAGCCTGTTTTTCCTCGTGGCTGGAGCGCTCAGCTACACCTGCGGCACGCGCACCCTCACCCAGTTGCAGGGAATCCTGTCACGCCTGCCTCTGCTTGGCATAGGCTTTTGTGTGGCGGCACTGGCCATCACCGGCGTACCGCCGCTCAACGGCTTTTTCAGCAAATACCCCATCTTCACCACAGGTTTTGCCCTTGGCTCGAGCCACTGGTTTGTGATGGTGCTGACCATACTGGTCATGATCGAATCCGTGGGCAGCTTTGCCTGGTTCCTCTACTGGTTCGGCAAGACTGTACCCGGCAAACCCTCTGAGGTTGTGGCGCAGGCGCAGCCTGTTCCCGCCGCCATGAAGCTGGTGCTGGCCATCCTTGTTTTCATGTCGTTCTCTTCCAGCATCATGGCCGTTTACTGGTTGAACCACGGAGGCTAA